GGCACACTTTTCCATTTTTAATGCACAAAAGAACAGgcaaatgtgaaaaaatataCCTCTAATTGGATCAAGGGCTGGAGGGTACTTATTTCCATCAACTTTTTGATTTAACAGACTTTGTACTGTCTTGGAATAAGCTGCACCGCTATCATCTTCCAAAAGCCCAACTTGATCAATCTTCATTTTGGCATTGCAGATAGACAAGAATTCTTTAGTATCAATTTCTCTGACCTCATAATTAGTCCCGGAAGCAATACCACGATGGGGCAGTTTAATATTGACAGCACCTGATGCCTTGCGTGTGGTGGCAGAAGAATAGTAATCATCATCCATACCTCGTTTTGATTTTGGCTTTAATATTTGGAGACCGGCAGTCGTTTTCTTTTGCTGGCCATCGGATGTTTCTAatgttaaagataaagatggtGTAAGCACCATAACAATGTATTGTTTATTATTGGAAGAAGGTGCCTTATTATTGAAAGAAGGTGCCTTTAAGATAACCCCAAGTAAGTGGTCCTGGCCCTGTGAATTACAAAAACCCAAATaagcataaaaatataataatacaaGAACCAAAGGGGTGAAACCCCAGTGGCACCACCGCCATGTAACCACATGGACCCACAAATGAAGGATGCATGTCACAGGTTCGAAACTTGCCATAGGcaagtggagaaactatatcttgtgttCCATGTGTGAGGATGGTGCTTCACCAGGCATGAGTTCTATGTGATATAAGTTATAGGTACCAAGAAGGTACATGGGACCACAGGGTTCCCACCCActtacccttatatatatatatatatatatattaatacaagACAGGTTAGGTAACAGACGCATTCACATGCATTCAGGAAATTAatccattttcatttttggaCATATAACCTaaaaagataaagctaaatccaTTAAAAAATGGGTTAAGAAAGTGGCAGGTTGAGTATAAAAGGGTTCAACCATTTTGACACATCTAAAATATTACCTGTTTCAGCCTGCCTGACCCAGCAAATTTACCATCTCtacatttctattttatataaatattatttttttagacaTCTAGTATTTCAATATGAAAAAAGCAATCTAAATTGATGTTCACACATAGTGTAACTGATTTAAAACATGAAATGAGAAAGAACTGACAGATTGTGATTTGACGACGACAACTCTTCCTGGCAGAAGAAACGGCTGGGAAACTGAAGACTGCAGGACCGCCTCAGTTATGTGGTTGCTATATCTCTCAGCTTCCAAGTACAATTCGTAGTATTCCTCGATTGCTGGATCGCCCTTTATGCACCTACATCCAACAATTACTCTTTGTGAGATCCTTGGTCAACAAAGGAAATAAGGGTATCCACCCATCTAGCAGCCCCAGCCAGACAGGGTTCCATGAACACGGTTGTAGAGAAATCAATGCAACACCAACGTAATTGGGACACGAGGACAGGAATATAATCTATGACTTCTTCTTTATGCTGCCGGGCTACCATCGGAAAAGTCAAAGGGAATAAGCATAAAAAGGACATGCATAGCATATAGAATACAGAATATGCTATTCTTTCAAGTGTTTGATAGGTAAAATTGTAAAATATCTGGAAAACACAGTCAAGTTATATATGCTATATGTTCAtgtgtttatttattatgaGAGAAAGATGAAACAAACATGCTTGAATTCCCATCCAACTTATAAAACTCGTTCCAAAATTTTAATAGTGACATCGTGGGTTTAAATGATCAATTTTTAATAGTGAAATCGTGAAATCGTGTTGTGATCGAAATTGCCTTAAATGATCAATTTTTAATAGTGAAATCGTGAGGTTtagtaacaaaatataattaatgttgTTCTTTCCCATTAATGATCCaaccatcaaaaataaaaccccGACAAGTAGTATGATACATGCACCCAATTAATGAATCTAGAATGACTGTGTTTACTCAATGGATTTTGTGGGCTGAGCAAGCTTTCGCATGAGCAGTTGCTGTTGCTCTGGCAGTTTTTTCTGAGCATGAAATTCCGCAAAACTTCTTTTTAGCATGTCCTCCACCTGAATTGTGTAAATAACTGAGTATTAGGATCACAAAGttacttaacaaaataaaaaatcatacaaCATTATCCATGCTCCAAAGACTTCAATACGCTTATGATATGCATCAGGTTCTAGAATCCCAGATAAAAGATAGGAAATTATATTGGATTGGAATGAAGAGAGATGTGATAAAAACTAGTTTCTGGATGAGAGATatgtcaacaaaaaaaaaatatccaacATAGTTCTAAGTGGAGTATAACAACCATTGGATTACCAGCGTGGGATAAAGTCTCAAATATAATGAATTTACTACTATTTTAGTAGTAGTTGATCGATTGAGTAAATAAAGCCATTTTATTCCGCTACGACGCTCGCTTACGGCTACCATAGTAGTTGTTAGTTTTTAAGGGAAATAGTTTATTTACACGAGATCCCTATCTATATAGTTTCAGATGAGATACAATATTTCTAAGTAATTTCTAGAAAGAAATATTTTGATTACAAGGGACTAATCTCAAGTATAGTCCTGCTTACCATGAACAAACAAACAGTCAAACGAATATTGTTAACAGAAACATCGAGACTTATTTGAGGTGTTATACTTCTGAGAGACCAAAACAATGGCCCAAATGGATATCATGGGAGGAGTATTGGTATAACACATCATTTCAATCTTCGGTGAACACGACACCTTTCAAGATTCGTTATGGCCGTGACCCACCTTGTTTGGTACGTTGTGATAGCGAGCCTACACCTATATGTGACATGGATTGCCATTTGGAAGAGACGATAGGGTTCCGGAGGAATCAAAAGATCACAGGGTTGCAGTAATGAAAAGTTGGTTTTAAAGTATTTTAGACCGTATGAAACACTAGAATGGATTGGAAATATAGCTTATAAGCTTAAATTACCTACTAATGCAACAATCCATcctgtttttcatgtttcacaattaaaaaaggtaaatgggAGTAGCATGGAAATAAATGATTTACTTATGAACTTACTGATGACACGGCAGTGACACTTTTACAAGCACCGATTCTTGGGGTTAGAAAGGTGGACATCAAAGGTCACAAGAAGGAGGTGCTGATTCATTGGAAGATTTACTTGAACATGATGCTTCTTTGAACCAATGGATGACATTAAGTGTCGATTTCCAGATTTTCACCTTAAGGACAAGATGGTTCTTTGGGAGGCTGGTATTGATACGGATCAGGTTACATAAACAAATCAAGGGGGTTTCAAGCAAGTATTGAATAAGTATGAGGCTTGGAATATTCCTTGTTTCCATAATAGTttaattcatattattattgtttcttGTTATATTAGTTAGGGATATGAATAAATACGGACGTAATAAAAGAAATGAGGGCATCAAATTATTCCAGAAATTATTATCAAGGAGAGACTGTTGGCCTCGAGAAATCATCCAACTTTTGTAATGCTTGCTTCATCCccttttttaaacaaaactatCATTTGAGTCGTATGAGCTTACTGAgtatttcaacccatttgactagtccattgacttttcaattttaacttcTTAACTAAAACCTGTTTTCACCCATTACGGATAAAGCACAACCAAAAGGGACTCATTTTAACTTAATGGTCAAACTTGCCGCATATAGaactttgaaataaaaaagCTTGCAGCATGTGCCAAtcattgcatattattattaaagagtGAATAAAGTTAACTAATTATAAATAAACCACAGATATTTCTTGCTGAGTGTGTACCTTCAACTCTTCTACACGTAGGAGATGCATAATCATGATATAGGTCAACCGAAACTGAGATTCAAGCCTGGTTGCACTTCCTGTTATCACCTTCTTTAAGTCGCTCTCTTCTGGAATTTCATCACGGCACATCACAAGAACACTTCCAATTTCATCAAGTCCCCTCCTTCCAGCACGCCCCGCCATCTGCGTGTATTCTCCAGGTAATAATTGTCGAAACTCTTTTCCGTCAAATTTCCTTACAGTATCAAAAACAACCTGCCAAAACTCATACAAGTAAAAAATATGCGAAGTGTTCCAAAGAGCAATTAcaagttacaaaaaaaatgggtgAAATGTGTAATGCATCACGCGGGTATATGTTATGTACAAAAATATTAACTTCGTAAATAACTAATGAGCCAAATATGGTTTGCTATAgctataatattttaattactaGTACAAATTTAGCTTTTGTATCAGAATGGTTTAAAAAGTCCTTCTCAATCAAAATACATTTTAGGCAATTTTCAACACGTTAGACCAGTGTCCATTTAAACTACTACTAGATTCTAACCATTATATAGAATATAACACACTCTTTCAGTAAATAGGCCAAAGAACACACCAAATTGCTTTAATAGATACATAGAACTCATTTTAATGCTCATTGTAAAAAGAACTACTTGATGACTCACCGTTCTAGCTGGGGCATTAACCCCCATTGCAAAGGTCTCAGTCGAAAATAAAACCTACAAAGTGGATAAAAGAAATGAGTTCAAATGAAACACATCATTAAGACaaacaataaataaagtaacacTAGTGGAGCAGAAAGATTATTAGTTAACAAATATATGTGTCTTAGACTcttagataataataattagctAAGAAGCTATTATCAAACCAACATGAGTAAACAAATGGTCCTAAAAACTAATTGCTAAAAGCCAAACGTCCAATCTATGAATATATTAAATGACAAATCATGTGAAATGAAAGATAAGTGCTCAAATTACATGTAATCAATGGGAACCGAAAGTGAACATCTCTACAAACAAAGCATTAGGGCCTTTAGCTCAAATGTTGAAAACTTAAAATCTTGATTGTACTAAAATTAATCAATACAAATCCTTATTGTTTTTGTAAGTTGGAAAGTAGACATATATaacaaatgaatataaaaaattttagttaataAGAATACCTATTTTAACATAATATCTCCATCTATCTTATAACAAATTATCACAAGTCAACGGTTCGCATGAGCCGGGAGCCATCTCCCCCAGCTGCATATCCTTGCTGACAATTTTGAAATTCATCTTTAAAGTTTCATATACAATTCAAACTTAAATTTAGAGAAACTATCGACCACTGACATAGCTGATACAGTGCTAGTTACACACCATTATCACAAGTCAGCGGTTCGCACGATCCGGGAGCCATCACCCCCAGCCGCATGTCCTCACTGACAATTTGAAAATTCAATTTTAAAGTTTCATCTATGATTCAAACTTAAATTTAGAGAAACTATCCACCACTGACATAGCGCTGATACAGTGCTAGTCTTACTTAATGGTCAGCAGCCAGTATAAATAACCTGCCTTGATAACACCACGACAGAAAAGCATTTCAACTACTTCCTTGACAATTGGAAGCAGACCAGCATGATGTACGCCAATCCCTCTGTGAAGCAGACCTTGGACTCTGACAATCTGTTgcgccaaaaaaaaaaaaaaatgcttaattccATGCCATCAAATTGCATATAATGTTGTGCACCAGTTGGAACTGCACTGGACTGGAGCACTCTAAACAGTTTGGTACCAGTTTATTTGCGGTTTTGAGACATTTCAATTCCCAACTGTTTGATAAGCCAAAAGAATATAATAGTTTGGATTATTGAAAACTGAAAAGAAATACTCCGTATAAAGCCAAAACAGTTCCGTTTCAAGTTTGagatttataataattatcagaATCTGGTTTTTAACCGCACTGAACCAAACAAAGACCGAATGGTGAAAAAATCATAGACCAAAAAACTAAACATCGCCCAGTTCAGGTACCAGTTAGTTTGGTCAGCTAAGAAAAAGTATTGTTTATCAGAATTGCAAATCTGCATTATGATTAGGGACGAAATTGACTCAATAATATATGCAAAGGCTTGTGCGAGTACCTGAGGTAGGTTCCTGTCCGATCCTTTTAGCCGAGAAAATGCTTTGTCACAAAAAATACGAATTTCACTTTTCTCCGAACGACTTGTAAGGTCAATTTCACGCAGATTATCAGCAGATTTGTCACAACGATTCTTGGAGAAACAAAATATCACTACCTATATTAACAGAATCCCAGTAGTTAAAAGAACGATcaagtataaaataaaatagaaaaccaGGTGATATATAGATTTAAACATGATGTATTCTTACATACAGGTAAAAGGGACATCTTTGCTAGCTTATTGATAAGTGACAACCACAATGATTTTTCCGACATTCTCGAGCCCCAATTGTTATTTCCACCACCGCGACCAGCACCACCAAAATTTCCCAAGTTCTGGGATCCAGTTTGTTTGATTGGTTTTCCCCTCATAAAACTGTTGGGTTTTTGAGAATGAGGTGACGGAAGCAACGGATACGACCCTGAACTACCACCAACTGTGCCCTTGGTTTTTTTATTATAGGCATCTTTAACAGCTTTAAGTCCTTGTGATATAAACTTCTCCTGTTCACATATTTTGAATAGCTCCCCCGAATAAAAAAGACAATGCTCTAGTGGGACCGGCCTCTTGGTAGTcctatataattatgattagaTCAGTAGATAGATAACCTGGTAAGAATAGACGAGTCGTAAACACGCATATGTGACCCATTGATGTTATTTTTCTGATTAACCTAGATATCCGACCCGCTTTGCGAGCCGACTAATCCCAGTGCGACCACCAACTTTGCAGGTAGCCTCAAGTCATCGCTGTGAACCTCCAAGGCCAAGGTATAATTTTTTGCTCCTACTATCGAGCTTGGGACCCTGGGTATTTTTACCCTTGGAGACAAGCTATTACCACTAGGTCACCACCCTTTTGGTTCAGTGGTTTGTTTTTTGCTGCATAAACAGTCTTTAGCAGCTATTTATTAGTAGTGCTATTTCTGAGGGTATTAAATGATAGCTTACCCAGTTACACGGATTTGCTTTTGTTTTGTCCTGCCAATCCAATCAGCAAATTCAATTGTATTAGGTACCTACAAATACAATAGAAAattctcaaaaatcatacagGGCTCGTTCGAAGTCAACTTTTATCGAATTAATTTTCTTCGTACCAATGAACAACAGATGTTTCCAGTTGTCTATCTTGTTAAAAATACCGATAATAGACTTCAGCTAAGTAACATACAATTAATGTTTTTCCTAGGACCTTTGTAATATGTTTGTATACACGTAAACAGAATACCGTTGCAGAGAGGAGAACAAAATTGATATGCCTGGGAAGCATGATGATAACCTCTTCCCAAACCACCCCTCTTTCGACGTCGTTTACATAATGCACTTCATCAAATATAACCTGATTTACAGAAAAGAACTCAACCAATAAATATATTACatgataatcttttatatagAAAGGGCAGAAACTCAGTGAAACAAGGTACAGGTGGCTAAGTCGGAGTGTCAGACCACTTAACTAAAAATGAGTAAAATTTGTAAGGCTTAGCTAAAATTGAAGAACCAAATGGGAAGACAACTGCTCAGAATGTATTCAAATATTTATGACCTCCTTTCTAGCTTTAGTAAAGTTTTTATAATGATATTcatcatattaaatatttataattggAAAATATACACAAAAGAGTGTTGCATGGTCAACCAATCCAGTCCATGTTGGGCTCTAATaaaaaagggaagtgatatgtACAATGGCGTAAAGCATATAGTTGTTTATGGACAAAAGTTGTGTAAAATATCATCTCCCATAAAAATACTACCAACCTGCtagacccacccattttgccaccacTAGCGATAAGCTACAAAACCATATCAGTTGGTTTACCCATTCAATATCACGTATGATATCAGCACCTCTGTAAAGCATTGATCTTAATATCTCGGTTGTCATGATGAGGCATGATGCCTCTGGCCTCAAACTAACATCACCCGTAAGAAGACCAACATCAAACTTTCCAGAAAAATCTCTGTACTTTTGGTTGCTGATTGTTTTGATGGGAGCAGTATACACTGCTCTCGTGCAGTGCTGCATAAGACAAGCATAAGTAACTTTTACAATTCTATACAGGGAAAGTATAGTTGTAAAAATGCATAAATGTAcgttattttatgttatttctGCAACtccagaaaagaaaaaagaactaAAGCATGAGTGCACAAGACTTTCTTTTACCTTCTTCCAACTTTAAAACACACCAACACTTGCATTACTTTACCTAATTCTATCAAAACTCAAGAACAGCCCAAAGGgatatggttaaaaataaaacctTTGTTACCAACATGTAATTATTTAATGTGATAAAGGATTTTATCTAATCACAATCAACCATTGGTATGAGTCTCATCATATGATAACCATTCTATGATTAAAATGGTAATGTAAAAATACTCTTATCCATATCCCTAATGGCAATGGGTACCGTAGAATTAACGATATATACTGCATGCAAGGTGGATTGTGCGTAAAGAAATATCATACTTTAGATGCCAGTGCAAATGCATATTCTGCAACAACGGTTTTTCCTGCTGATGTATGAGCTGCCACAAACACTGATTCCCCCTTTTCAAGATAATATATAGCCTGTTGTCATCAACAAAGAATATTTGTATCATTAATGATGGCAGATATGTATGCAAAATGGTATAAAGATTGGCCCTTATATCTTGATAGCAATTTGCAGAGTTGTAGTTGCCACCACTGATTTACCATGGTACACAAAGTTGATATTGAAGCAAATATCTTATTATTGTTA
The sequence above is drawn from the Erigeron canadensis isolate Cc75 chromosome 4, C_canadensis_v1, whole genome shotgun sequence genome and encodes:
- the LOC122595228 gene encoding DExH-box ATP-dependent RNA helicase DExH11, which codes for MDRIETVKELPFRVGFTGHNAHIRIHPLPNPPSPLDNLPEFILAPAFVKETPESIKKYVEDKYLSPKLDPDEFSAEKGRQWDFDWFDKAKIHLDPTMPRSVVVPEWDLPFRRPSPVHHNWEPASIQVDVSELMVETDNSIGMRISGPPKDFVKGSISNRPFRPGGLDDSHSTGTTFPDGASNGEWVREVLNGASAQVIPPSFKQGMDVGNLKGYPCSWIMHEDQRAPKTTPESTLSVQFDDLFKKAWEEDVTDLPIDGNTSELEIEVTEVDSPNSFTVETENKLGFPDGALDSETTVIDQILSTGSEGATKDFDKSGDGSQQKEAKVWAVTGGSDGIADEFNELIPDMALDFPFELDAFQKEAIYYLEKGESVFVAAHTSAGKTVVAEYAFALASKHCTRAVYTAPIKTISNQKYRDFSGKFDVGLLTGDVSLRPEASCLIMTTEILRSMLYRGADIIRDIEWVIFDEVHYVNDVERGVVWEEVIIMLPRHINFVLLSATVPNTIEFADWIGRTKQKQIRVTGTTKRPVPLEHCLFYSGELFKICEQEKFISQGLKAVKDAYNKKTKGTVGGSSGSYPLLPSPHSQKPNSFMRGKPIKQTGSQNLGNFGGAGRGGGNNNWGSRMSEKSLWLSLINKLAKMSLLPVVIFCFSKNRCDKSADNLREIDLTSRSEKSEIRIFCDKAFSRLKGSDRNLPQIVRVQGLLHRGIGVHHAGLLPIVKEVVEMLFCRGVIKVLFSTETFAMGVNAPARTVVFDTVRKFDGKEFRQLLPGEYTQMAGRAGRRGLDEIGSVLVMCRDEIPEESDLKKVITGSATRLESQFRLTYIMIMHLLRVEELKVEDMLKRSFAEFHAQKKLPEQQQLLMRKLAQPTKSIECIKGDPAIEEYYELYLEAERYSNHITEAVLQSSVSQPFLLPGRVVVVKSQSGQDHLLGVILKAPSFNNKAPSSNNKQYIVMVLTPSLSLTLETSDGQQKKTTAGLQILKPKSKRGMDDDYYSSATTRKASGAVNIKLPHRGIASGTNYEVREIDTKEFLSICNAKMKIDQVGLLEDDSGAAYSKTVQSLLNQKVDGNKYPPALDPIRDLKLKDMNLVETYYKWDSLLQKMSQSKCHNCVRLEEHIKVASEIRKYKEEVNALKFQMSDEALKQMPDFQGRIDVLKQIGCIDADLVVQIKGRVACEMNSGEELICTECLFENQLDDLEPEEAVALMSAFVFQQRNASEPSLTPRLSRAKERLYNTAISLGELQGKFNIHIEPQEYASENLKFGLVEVVYEWAKGTPFADICELTDVPEGIIVRTIVRLDETCREFRNAAAIMGNSALYKKMEAASNAIKRDIVFAASLYITGL